One genomic region from Henningerozyma blattae CBS 6284 chromosome 2, complete genome encodes:
- the MRPL15 gene encoding mitochondrial 54S ribosomal protein mL57 (similar to Saccharomyces cerevisiae MRPL15 (YLR312W-A); ancestral locus Anc_4.40), translating into MNRRLPSNLNSLLLRCSNASPNIPSISLIFHHQYHLPSFKYNQNSGFPNNNNIISNTQLCTIISTRSLTYLHAGKRINGLKRDPSSFLINPHNLVYTDLNDDNYYNKIKESLNLEAYNIGLTNDLLLQIFTHKSFAHGQKAYNEKFQLLGTHFLKYYTSVYTVTQVSNDQDQNQLKFNRLGSLRSKLLIDKTVLSKFIELRKLNEFIFWKLRNPLKDLSYNGSDKVYSSVITALVGGILLTKGDKKAIEFINGEFLNDNSNESTLISIVNDKNYKK; encoded by the coding sequence ATGAATAGACGTTTACCGAGCAATTTAAACTCACTACTTCTTAGGTGTTCAAACGCTTCTCCTAACATACCTTCGATAtctctaatttttcatcatcaatatcatttaccttcatttaaatataatcaaaACAGTGGCTTccctaataataataatataatatccAATACTCAACTATGTACTATAATTTCAACTCGTTCACTTACCTATTTACATGCAGGTAAGAGAATCAATGGGTTGAAAAGAGATCCTTCaagttttttaattaatccACATAATTTGGTTTATACAGACCTAAATGATgacaattattataataaaataaaagaatccTTAAATTTAGAAGCTTATAATATTGGGTTAACAAACGACCTACTATTACAAATATTCACTCATAAATCATTTGCACATGGCCAAAAAGCctataatgaaaaatttcaactATTAGGTAcacattttttaaaatattatacttCGGTATATACAGTTACACAAGTTTCAAATGACCAGgatcaaaatcaattaaaattcaataGATTAGGAAGTCTAagatcaaaattattaattgataaaacagttttatctaaatttattgaattaagaaaattaaatgaatttattttttggaaaCTAAGAAATccattaaaagatttaagtTATAATGGTTCTGACAAAGTTTATTCTTCCGTTATAACAGCTTTGGTTGGTGGTATTTTATTGACAAAGGGTGATAAGAAAGcaatagaatttattaatggcgaatttttaaatgataattctaatgaatCAACTTTAATCTCTATtgttaatgataaaaattataagaaATAA